From Enterococcus mediterraneensis, the proteins below share one genomic window:
- a CDS encoding lysozyme family protein — MKTTLRWLKYLGMAILLLFITAMIALGVRNYLILRQVHQFDQEVAQAAEKHDISEYQDLVSAIIFTESKGKDVDIMQSSESVYGDPGKITDTKESIEHGVSFLAQALKKAKEQGCDLWTAVQAYNFGLDYIDFIADNGGHNTLKLAEEYSRDVLSPMLGNTDQNQYRYWGIRSLFYNGGRLYHNGGNLFYAEIVKFNQLKIRGTSFLF, encoded by the coding sequence ATGAAAACAACATTACGATGGTTAAAATATCTAGGGATGGCAATTCTGCTGCTTTTTATAACTGCTATGATAGCATTAGGAGTCAGAAATTATTTGATCTTGCGTCAAGTACATCAATTTGACCAAGAAGTCGCGCAAGCAGCTGAAAAACATGACATCTCTGAATATCAAGATTTAGTTTCTGCTATTATTTTTACGGAAAGTAAAGGAAAAGATGTCGACATCATGCAAAGCTCTGAAAGTGTTTATGGTGATCCGGGGAAGATCACTGATACGAAGGAGAGTATTGAGCATGGCGTGAGCTTTTTAGCGCAAGCTCTAAAAAAAGCAAAAGAACAGGGCTGTGATCTTTGGACGGCTGTTCAGGCTTATAATTTCGGTTTGGATTACATTGATTTTATTGCTGACAATGGCGGGCACAATACATTGAAGCTGGCAGAAGAGTATTCCCGGGATGTCCTTTCGCCGATGTTGGGGAATACTGACCAAAATCAATACCGCTATTGGGGGATTCGTTCTTTATTTTACAATGGCGGACGTCTGTATCATAATGGGGGCAATCTATTTTATGCAGAGATCGTCAAGTTCAATCAACTCAAAATCCGCGGGACCAGTTTTCTTTTTTAA
- a CDS encoding DUF368 domain-containing protein: METVESKKQGATKDWLLRFVKGMFIGSGFILPGVSGGALAAIFGIYERIIAFLAHITRNFKENVLFFIPVGLGGVTGVFLLSFAVSFLLGTYETIILWFFVGCIIGTVPALWKEAGKKGRSTREIVILIVSFVLGFLFLWKGSGLFSHVDQNFFTWMIAGGLIGLGMIVPGLSPSNFLVYMGMYKAMSDGIKELNFGVIIPIGIGGIVTVLGLSKVMDYIFSKAYPQLFHFILGVVFASTVMIIPTDYQGFSAGSYIGCIVLCIAGAALGAWMSKLEDKYK, encoded by the coding sequence ATGGAAACGGTAGAGTCAAAAAAACAAGGAGCCACAAAAGATTGGCTATTACGATTTGTTAAAGGAATGTTTATCGGTTCAGGATTTATTCTTCCCGGTGTCAGCGGCGGCGCGTTAGCTGCGATTTTTGGGATCTATGAACGGATCATCGCTTTTTTAGCCCATATCACAAGAAACTTCAAAGAGAATGTTCTATTCTTTATCCCAGTCGGATTGGGCGGTGTTACAGGAGTCTTCCTGTTGTCTTTTGCGGTCAGCTTTTTACTAGGTACTTATGAAACGATTATTTTATGGTTCTTTGTAGGTTGTATCATCGGGACCGTACCGGCGTTATGGAAAGAAGCCGGCAAAAAAGGACGTTCGACTCGCGAGATCGTTATTTTGATCGTCAGCTTTGTTTTAGGATTTTTATTCTTATGGAAAGGCTCCGGTTTATTCTCTCATGTCGATCAAAACTTCTTTACGTGGATGATCGCAGGCGGTTTGATTGGTTTGGGGATGATCGTTCCAGGATTGAGTCCGTCAAACTTCTTGGTTTATATGGGCATGTATAAAGCAATGTCAGATGGTATCAAGGAATTGAACTTTGGAGTGATCATACCGATCGGAATTGGCGGGATCGTCACAGTCTTAGGATTATCCAAAGTCATGGATTACATTTTCAGTAAAGCGTACCCGCAATTGTTCCACTTTATCTTAGGAGTGGTCTTTGCTTCAACAGTTATGATCATACCGACAGACTATCAAGGATTTTCAGCAGGCAGTTATATCGGCTGCATCGTTTTATGTATAGCAGGGGCGGCATTAGGCGCTTGGATGAGTAAATTAGAAGACAAATATAAATAA